In Streptomyces chartreusis NRRL 3882, the following are encoded in one genomic region:
- a CDS encoding SsgA family sporulation/cell division regulator gives MSVVEQYARAHIVTDAAVPLVDELEAIPVRLRYDPDRDPRSVRITLPGAGAREWTFDRRLLEEGLRAPTGSGEVRVWPCGRVQAVVEFHSAQGVSVVQFERQALLRFLRRTYTAAAEPVTH, from the coding sequence ATGTCCGTAGTCGAGCAGTACGCGCGAGCTCACATCGTCACGGACGCGGCCGTCCCGCTGGTCGATGAGCTGGAGGCGATTCCGGTCAGGCTGCGGTACGACCCCGACCGGGATCCCCGGTCGGTGCGCATCACACTGCCGGGTGCCGGAGCGCGCGAGTGGACCTTCGACCGCCGGCTGCTGGAGGAGGGGCTGCGGGCCCCCACGGGCAGCGGTGAGGTACGCGTGTGGCCGTGCGGGCGGGTGCAGGCCGTCGTGGAGTTCCACTCCGCTCAGGGCGTGTCGGTGGTGCAGTTCGAGCGGCAGGCGCTGCTGCGGTTCCTGCGGCGGACGTACACGGCCGCCGCGGAACCGGTCACGCACTGA
- a CDS encoding penicillin-binding transpeptidase domain-containing protein, with product MGNRRRVAERRKTRPAVIGGMIAVVVGGAGFGAYALYGGGAAADDGTRAASADQKPKVKTGPLSATEVTTTARAFLTAWQSGKVAEAAAATDDSAAATSLLTGYTKDARIKDVTLTPGTPTGDEVPFSVKATVSYKNTDKPLAYDSALTVVRRTSDGKPLVDWHAAVVHPDLKDGDRLVTGEAGTPPVKALDRDGGELTKEKYASLGPVLDGLREKYGKEAGGKAGIELRVVRGKSAKSDDLSDKTLLELSKGTPGTVKTTLDPALQAAAEKQVAKKARSSVAVVRVSTGEILAAANASPGFNTAFQGSLAPGSTMKVITSSLLIEKGLASADKKHPCPKYFTYGHWKFQNDDKFEIKDGTFKASFARSCNTAFISQAPKLKDDDLTKQAQQVFGLGMNNWAIGVPSFDGAVPVQSAAQMAASLIGQGGVRMNPLNMASVSATVKSGTFRQPYLVSPDVDGRKLATASRTMSAGTLSQLRELMSYTAAYGTAAEAMAGVSGDVGAKTGSAEVDGQKKPNGWFTAYRGDLAAAGVVQQGGHGGSTAGPIVAALLKMGG from the coding sequence GTGGGCAACAGAAGGCGCGTCGCCGAGCGACGGAAGACGAGGCCCGCCGTGATCGGCGGGATGATCGCCGTGGTCGTGGGCGGCGCCGGGTTCGGCGCCTACGCCCTGTACGGCGGCGGCGCGGCGGCCGACGACGGCACCCGGGCGGCCTCCGCCGACCAGAAGCCCAAGGTGAAGACCGGGCCCCTGTCGGCGACCGAGGTCACCACCACCGCCCGGGCCTTCCTCACCGCCTGGCAGTCGGGGAAGGTCGCCGAGGCCGCCGCGGCCACCGACGACTCGGCGGCGGCCACCTCCCTGCTCACCGGCTACACCAAGGACGCCCGCATCAAGGACGTCACCCTCACCCCGGGCACGCCCACGGGTGACGAGGTGCCGTTCTCCGTCAAGGCCACGGTGTCGTACAAGAACACCGACAAGCCGCTGGCGTACGACAGCGCGCTGACCGTCGTCCGCCGCACGAGCGACGGCAAGCCGCTGGTCGACTGGCACGCGGCGGTCGTCCACCCCGACCTGAAGGACGGCGACAGGCTGGTCACCGGCGAGGCGGGCACGCCCCCGGTCAAGGCGCTCGACCGGGACGGCGGCGAACTGACCAAGGAGAAGTACGCCTCGCTCGGCCCGGTCCTGGACGGGCTGCGCGAGAAGTACGGCAAGGAGGCCGGCGGCAAGGCCGGCATCGAGCTGCGGGTCGTGCGCGGGAAGTCGGCCAAGTCGGACGACCTGTCCGACAAGACCCTGCTGGAGCTGAGCAAGGGCACGCCGGGCACGGTGAAGACCACGCTGGACCCGGCCCTCCAGGCGGCGGCCGAGAAGCAGGTCGCGAAGAAGGCCCGGTCGTCGGTGGCCGTGGTGCGGGTGTCGACCGGCGAGATCCTGGCCGCCGCCAACGCCTCGCCCGGCTTCAACACCGCCTTCCAGGGCTCCCTCGCCCCCGGCTCCACGATGAAGGTCATCACCTCGTCGCTGCTGATCGAGAAGGGCCTGGCCTCGGCGGACAAGAAGCACCCGTGCCCGAAGTACTTCACGTACGGGCACTGGAAGTTCCAGAACGACGACAAGTTCGAGATCAAGGACGGCACGTTCAAGGCGAGCTTCGCCCGCTCCTGCAACACGGCCTTCATCAGCCAGGCGCCGAAGCTGAAGGACGACGACCTGACCAAGCAGGCCCAGCAGGTCTTCGGCCTGGGGATGAACAACTGGGCGATCGGTGTGCCGTCCTTCGACGGCGCGGTGCCCGTGCAGTCGGCGGCCCAGATGGCCGCCTCGCTGATCGGGCAGGGCGGCGTCCGGATGAACCCGCTGAACATGGCGTCGGTGTCGGCGACGGTCAAGTCCGGCACCTTCCGCCAGCCGTACCTGGTCTCCCCGGACGTGGACGGCCGCAAGCTCGCGACGGCCTCGCGCACGATGTCGGCCGGCACGCTGTCCCAGCTGCGTGAGCTGATGTCCTACACGGCGGCGTACGGCACGGCCGCGGAGGCGATGGCCGGGGTGAGCGGCGACGTCGGCGCGAAGACCGGGTCCGCCGAGGTCGACGGCCAGAAGAAGCCGAACGGCTGGTTCACCGCCTACCGGGGCGACCTGGCGGCGGCGGGTGTGGTCCAGCAGGGCGGGCACGGTGGTTCGACGGCCGGCCCGATCGTGGCGGCGCTGCTGAAGATGGGCGGCTGA
- a CDS encoding penicillin-binding transpeptidase domain-containing protein, whose amino-acid sequence MGKGVKAAVIGGVFAVMVGGAGYGAYNIVSALNGDGGGTSGVATEKKSGPPGEDEVKETTAKFFAAWEEGSAATAASYTNNDAAAEQLLTAFGDDAHITDVKITPGTATGTTVPYTVKAKVAYDGKSKPLSYSSKLTVVRGLTSGRALVDWQPSVVHPQLKKDDTLVTEQSANPPIEAVGRDGSELTKEKYPSLGPVLDALRDKYGEQAGGTPGIELVVRHDGDGAPDTPLLTLAEGKPRKLTTTISPSAQAAAEKAVKRFAQSSVVAVQPSTGEVLAVANNRTDGFNAAFEGRAAPGSTMKIITAAMLIDNGVTSMNGPAPCPPTATWQSQTFNNLKGMKPNENATLANSFMRSCNTAFIKLIDEKPLTDASLTQEAERHFGLGQDNWKTGIVSFDGSVPAVSGPDRAAGAIGQGQVQMSPLNMASVTATAMTGTFRQPYLVSPKLDDRELARAEGLKASTAAQLKQMMRLTATQGTAMEAMRGLGGDIGAKTGSAEVDGNAKSNSWFTGFRGDVAAAAMTEEGGHGGDAAGPIVAAVLRTGG is encoded by the coding sequence ATGGGCAAGGGGGTCAAGGCCGCCGTCATAGGCGGCGTGTTCGCGGTGATGGTGGGCGGGGCCGGGTACGGGGCCTACAACATCGTGAGCGCGCTGAACGGTGACGGGGGCGGCACGAGCGGGGTGGCCACGGAGAAGAAGTCGGGGCCGCCCGGCGAGGACGAGGTCAAGGAGACCACGGCCAAGTTCTTCGCGGCCTGGGAGGAGGGCTCGGCCGCGACAGCGGCGTCGTACACGAACAACGACGCGGCCGCCGAGCAGCTGCTGACCGCCTTCGGGGACGACGCCCACATCACCGACGTGAAGATCACGCCGGGCACGGCGACCGGCACCACCGTGCCCTACACGGTGAAGGCGAAGGTGGCCTACGACGGGAAGTCGAAGCCGCTGAGCTACAGCAGCAAGCTGACGGTCGTGCGCGGCCTCACCAGCGGGCGGGCGCTGGTCGACTGGCAGCCGTCCGTCGTGCACCCCCAGTTGAAGAAGGACGACACCCTCGTCACGGAGCAGTCGGCCAACCCGCCCATCGAGGCGGTCGGCCGTGACGGCTCCGAGCTGACGAAGGAGAAGTACCCCTCCCTCGGCCCGGTCCTGGACGCCCTGCGCGACAAGTACGGGGAGCAGGCCGGCGGCACCCCCGGCATCGAGCTGGTCGTCCGGCACGACGGCGACGGTGCTCCAGACACCCCGCTGCTGACCCTCGCCGAGGGCAAGCCCCGCAAGCTCACCACCACGATCAGCCCGAGCGCGCAGGCGGCGGCCGAGAAGGCGGTCAAGCGGTTCGCCCAGTCCTCGGTGGTGGCCGTCCAGCCGAGCACCGGTGAGGTGCTGGCCGTGGCGAACAACCGTACGGACGGCTTCAACGCGGCCTTCGAGGGCCGGGCGGCACCCGGCTCCACCATGAAGATCATCACTGCCGCGATGCTCATCGACAACGGCGTGACCTCGATGAACGGCCCGGCACCCTGCCCGCCCACGGCGACGTGGCAGAGCCAGACCTTCAACAACCTGAAGGGCATGAAGCCCAACGAGAACGCCACCCTCGCCAACAGCTTCATGCGGTCCTGCAACACCGCCTTCATCAAGCTCATCGACGAGAAGCCGCTCACGGACGCCTCGCTGACCCAGGAGGCCGAGCGGCACTTCGGGCTCGGGCAGGACAACTGGAAGACCGGCATCGTCTCGTTCGACGGCAGCGTCCCCGCGGTCAGCGGCCCGGACCGGGCGGCCGGTGCCATCGGGCAGGGCCAGGTCCAGATGAGCCCGCTGAACATGGCCTCGGTGACCGCGACCGCGATGACCGGCACCTTCCGCCAGCCCTATCTCGTCTCGCCGAAGCTGGACGACCGTGAGCTGGCCCGGGCCGAGGGTCTGAAGGCGAGCACCGCCGCCCAGCTGAAGCAGATGATGCGGCTCACCGCCACCCAGGGCACCGCCATGGAGGCCATGCGGGGACTCGGCGGCGACATCGGCGCCAAGACCGGTTCCGCCGAGGTCGACGGCAACGCCAAGTCCAACAGCTGGTTCACCGGGTTCCGGGGCGACGTCGCGGCGGCGGCCATGACCGAGGAGGGCGGCCACGGCGGCGACGCGGCCGGGCCGATTGTCGCAGCCGTGCTACGAACGGGTGGCTGA
- a CDS encoding dolichyl-phosphate-mannose--protein mannosyltransferase — protein MTSTASSTDTRQGQAPHEQRPSWQQRLRRFGYQQPRSDAGDVRDRLVPPYTEPGPRLWAALGIPHTLAGRLVRWSGWIGPLLVTLLAGVLRFWNLGNPKAVIFDETYYAKDAWALVHRGFEVNWDKNANDLVLSSGGHVTIPTDAAYVVHPPVGKYVIGLGELLFGFDPFGWRFMTALLGTLSVLLLCRIGRRLFRSTFLGCLAGALMAVDGLHFVMSRTALLDGVLMFFVLAAFGCLLIDRDRARGKLAAALPVDADGRVRPDRHVAETARLGWRPWRWAAGLMLGLAFATKWNGLYILAAFCLMTVLWDVGSRRVAGARHPYATVFRRDTGLAFLATVPVAIGTYLLSWTGWILSATDGSGGYFRNWAATDGKGGNWTFLPDWLRSLWHYEHQVYEFHVGLSSPHTYQSNPWSWLVLGRPVSYFYESPAPGKDGCPADAGEKCAREVLALGTPLLWWVACFAVLYVLWRWLLRRDWRAGAIACGIAAGYLPWFMYQERTIFFFYAIVFLPFLCLAVAMLLGAVIGPPRSTDTRRVVGATAAGVLVLLITWNFIYFWPLYTGTAIPIDDWRARMWLDTWV, from the coding sequence GTGACCAGTACCGCGTCCTCCACGGACACCCGGCAGGGCCAGGCGCCGCACGAGCAGCGGCCGTCCTGGCAGCAGCGGCTGCGCCGCTTCGGCTACCAGCAGCCACGAAGCGACGCCGGTGACGTCCGTGACCGGCTGGTGCCGCCGTACACCGAGCCCGGCCCGCGCCTGTGGGCCGCGCTCGGCATCCCGCACACGCTCGCGGGGCGGCTGGTGCGCTGGTCGGGCTGGATCGGCCCGCTGCTCGTCACGCTGCTCGCGGGCGTGCTGCGGTTCTGGAACCTGGGCAACCCCAAGGCGGTGATATTCGACGAGACGTACTACGCCAAGGACGCGTGGGCGCTCGTCCACCGCGGTTTCGAGGTCAACTGGGACAAGAACGCCAACGACCTGGTCCTCTCGTCCGGCGGGCACGTCACCATCCCGACGGACGCGGCGTACGTCGTGCACCCGCCGGTCGGCAAGTACGTCATCGGGCTGGGCGAGCTGCTGTTCGGTTTCGACCCGTTCGGCTGGCGGTTCATGACGGCGCTGCTCGGCACGCTGTCGGTGCTGCTGCTGTGCCGGATCGGCCGCCGGCTGTTCCGCTCCACCTTCCTCGGGTGCCTGGCGGGCGCGCTGATGGCGGTGGACGGCCTGCACTTCGTGATGAGCCGCACGGCGCTGCTCGACGGCGTGCTGATGTTCTTCGTGCTGGCCGCGTTCGGCTGTCTGCTCATCGACCGGGACCGGGCCCGCGGGAAACTCGCCGCGGCGCTCCCGGTGGACGCCGACGGCCGGGTCCGGCCCGACCGGCACGTCGCCGAGACGGCCCGTCTGGGCTGGCGCCCCTGGCGCTGGGCGGCCGGCCTGATGCTGGGCCTGGCCTTCGCCACGAAGTGGAACGGCCTCTACATCCTGGCCGCGTTCTGCCTGATGACGGTCCTGTGGGACGTCGGCTCGCGCCGGGTGGCCGGCGCCCGGCACCCGTACGCGACGGTGTTCAGGCGGGACACGGGCCTGGCGTTCCTCGCCACGGTCCCGGTCGCGATCGGCACCTACCTGCTGTCCTGGACCGGCTGGATCCTCTCCGCCACCGACGGTTCGGGCGGCTACTTCCGCAACTGGGCCGCGACCGACGGCAAGGGCGGCAACTGGACCTTCCTGCCCGACTGGCTGCGCAGCCTGTGGCACTACGAGCACCAGGTGTACGAGTTCCACGTCGGCCTGTCCTCGCCGCACACCTACCAGTCCAACCCGTGGAGCTGGCTGGTCCTCGGCCGCCCGGTGTCGTACTTCTACGAGTCCCCCGCGCCCGGCAAGGACGGCTGCCCCGCGGACGCCGGCGAGAAGTGCGCCCGCGAAGTCCTGGCGCTCGGCACCCCGCTGCTGTGGTGGGTCGCCTGCTTCGCGGTCCTGTACGTGCTGTGGCGCTGGCTGCTGCGCCGCGACTGGCGCGCGGGCGCCATCGCCTGCGGCATCGCGGCCGGCTACCTGCCCTGGTTCATGTACCAGGAGCGCACGATCTTCTTCTTCTACGCCATCGTCTTCCTGCCGTTCCTGTGCCTGGCGGTGGCCATGCTCCTCGGCGCGGTCATCGGCCCACCCCGCTCCACCGACACCCGCCGCGTCGTCGGCGCGACGGCCGCGGGCGTCCTCGTCCTGCTGATCACGTGGAACTTCATCTATTTCTGGCCGCTGTACACGGGCACCGCCATTCCCATCGACGACTGGCGGGCGCGGATGTGGCTGGACACCTGGGTCTGA
- the rsmI gene encoding 16S rRNA (cytidine(1402)-2'-O)-methyltransferase, with translation MTGTLVLAGTPIGDIADAPPRLAEELAGADVVAAEDTRRLRRLTQALGVTPKGRVVSYFEGNESARTPELVEELVGGARVLLVTDAGMPSVSDPGYRLVAAAVERDVRVTAVPGPSAVLTALALSGLPVDRFCFEGFLPRKAGERLGRLREVAGERRTLVYFEAPHRLDDTLAAMAEVFGAERRAAVCRELTKTYEEVRRGGLEELAAWAAEGVRGEITVVVEGAPEKGPEEIGPEELVRRVRVREEAGERRKEAIAAVAVEAGVPKRVVFDAVVAAKNAAG, from the coding sequence GTGACCGGAACCCTCGTACTCGCAGGCACCCCCATCGGCGACATCGCGGACGCCCCGCCCCGGCTCGCCGAGGAACTGGCCGGAGCCGATGTCGTCGCCGCCGAGGACACGCGGCGGCTGCGGCGGCTGACCCAGGCGCTCGGCGTCACGCCCAAGGGGCGGGTGGTGTCGTACTTCGAGGGCAACGAGTCCGCGCGGACGCCGGAACTGGTCGAGGAACTGGTGGGCGGGGCGCGTGTGCTGCTCGTCACGGACGCCGGGATGCCGTCGGTGTCGGACCCCGGGTACCGGCTGGTCGCCGCCGCCGTGGAGCGGGACGTCCGGGTCACCGCCGTGCCCGGGCCGTCCGCCGTGCTCACCGCGCTCGCACTGTCGGGGCTGCCCGTCGACCGGTTCTGCTTCGAGGGCTTCCTGCCGCGTAAGGCGGGGGAGCGACTGGGGCGGCTGCGGGAGGTGGCCGGGGAGCGGCGCACCCTCGTCTACTTCGAGGCTCCGCACCGGCTCGACGACACGCTCGCGGCGATGGCCGAGGTGTTCGGGGCCGAGCGGCGGGCCGCGGTGTGCCGGGAGCTGACCAAGACGTACGAGGAGGTCCGGCGGGGCGGGCTGGAGGAGCTCGCCGCGTGGGCGGCCGAGGGCGTGCGCGGGGAGATCACCGTCGTGGTGGAGGGGGCGCCCGAGAAGGGGCCTGAGGAGATCGGGCCGGAGGAACTGGTCCGGCGGGTCCGGGTGCGGGAGGAGGCGGGGGAGCGGCGCAAGGAGGCCATTGCCGCGGTGGCGGTCGAGGCCGGGGTGCCGAAGAGGGTTGTGTTCGATGCCGTGGTTGCCGCGAAGAACGCCGCGGGGTAA
- a CDS encoding TatD family hydrolase: MPSNDSGKHAAPPLPDPLRVPVADSHTHLDMQSGTVEEALAKAASVGVTTVVQVGCDLNGSRWAAETAAAYDAVHATVALHPNEAPRIVHGDPDGWSRQGAREPGGRAALDDALAEIDRLAALEQVKGVGETGLDYFRTGPEGKEAQERSFRAHIEIAKRHGKALVIHDRDAHADVLRVLKEEGAPERTVFHCYSGDAEMAEICASAGYFMSFAGNVTFKNAQNLRDAVAVAPLELLLVETDAPFLTPVPYRGRPNAPYLVPITVQAMAEVRGIDEDTLATALAENTARAFGY; encoded by the coding sequence ATGCCTTCGAACGACTCCGGCAAGCACGCCGCGCCCCCGCTCCCGGACCCCCTCCGGGTGCCGGTCGCCGACTCCCACACCCATCTGGACATGCAGTCCGGCACGGTCGAGGAGGCGCTGGCGAAGGCGGCGTCGGTCGGAGTGACGACCGTCGTGCAGGTCGGCTGCGACCTCAACGGCTCCCGCTGGGCGGCCGAGACGGCGGCGGCGTACGACGCCGTCCACGCGACGGTCGCCCTGCACCCGAACGAGGCGCCCCGGATCGTCCACGGCGACCCCGACGGCTGGTCGCGGCAGGGCGCGCGCGAGCCCGGCGGCCGGGCCGCCCTGGACGACGCGCTCGCCGAGATCGACCGGCTGGCCGCGCTGGAGCAGGTCAAGGGCGTCGGTGAGACGGGCCTCGACTACTTCCGCACCGGGCCGGAGGGCAAGGAGGCGCAGGAGAGGTCCTTCCGCGCCCACATCGAGATCGCGAAGCGGCACGGCAAGGCCCTGGTCATCCACGACCGCGACGCCCACGCCGACGTCCTGCGCGTCCTGAAGGAGGAGGGCGCCCCCGAGCGGACCGTCTTCCACTGCTACTCCGGCGACGCCGAGATGGCGGAGATCTGCGCGAGCGCGGGCTACTTCATGTCCTTCGCCGGCAACGTCACCTTCAAGAACGCCCAGAACCTGCGGGACGCGGTGGCGGTGGCCCCGCTGGAGCTGCTGCTGGTGGAGACGGACGCGCCGTTCCTCACACCGGTGCCGTACCGCGGGCGGCCCAACGCCCCGTACCTGGTGCCGATCACGGTGCAGGCCATGGCCGAGGTGCGCGGCATCGACGAGGACACGCTGGCGACGGCTCTCGCGGAGAACACGGCGCGCGCCTTCGGCTACTGA
- a CDS encoding resuscitation-promoting factor yields MSNSQYETYEAYEAYETYGPAYADPVYGRFDAPPAALHSAETLVYGTTPLAPVGYQDTYRPAYEVPPLPGLPRQGIRDGDPAPPATGARTSRAQARAEARAATRTGSHRRSPRRRKARYVERPGDGSMRRLLPQALVVAFLAGGTTAFVAKDKAIELNVDGKVRTLHTFADDVTELLADEGVDLGAHDVVAPGPGTEITSGDEVAVHYGRPVRLTLDGQRREVWTTAHTVAGALRQLGVRQEGAYVSTSRSRRIGREGLALDVRTERMVTIMADGRARTVRTNAATVREAVEEAGITLRGQDTTSVPQGSFPRDGQTVTVLRITGGKEVREEPIPFQVRRTDDPTLFRGTEVVEEVGRPGLRRVTYSLRTVNGVKQKPRRIRSEVVREPRPQLVKVGTKPLPASVQGADHLDWQGLAACESGGRPDAVDSSGTYGGLYQFDTHTWQALGGKGRPQDAPAAEQTYRAKKLYVRRGASPWPHCGGRLHG; encoded by the coding sequence GTGAGCAACTCCCAGTACGAGACCTACGAGGCGTACGAGGCGTACGAGACATACGGCCCGGCCTACGCGGATCCGGTGTACGGCCGTTTCGACGCGCCGCCCGCCGCTCTGCACAGCGCCGAGACGCTGGTGTACGGGACGACGCCCCTGGCTCCCGTCGGCTACCAGGACACCTACCGGCCCGCCTACGAGGTCCCGCCCCTGCCCGGACTGCCCCGGCAGGGCATCCGCGACGGTGATCCGGCACCACCCGCGACGGGCGCGCGCACCTCGCGCGCACAAGCCCGCGCCGAAGCCCGCGCCGCGACGCGCACCGGCTCGCACCGGCGGTCCCCGCGCCGGCGCAAGGCGCGGTACGTCGAGCGGCCGGGCGACGGTTCCATGCGGCGGCTGCTCCCGCAGGCCCTGGTCGTCGCCTTCCTGGCGGGCGGCACCACGGCGTTCGTCGCCAAGGACAAGGCGATCGAGCTGAACGTCGACGGAAAGGTCCGCACGCTGCACACCTTCGCCGACGACGTCACCGAGCTGCTGGCGGACGAGGGCGTCGACCTCGGCGCCCACGACGTGGTGGCACCCGGCCCCGGCACGGAGATCACCAGCGGCGACGAGGTCGCCGTGCACTACGGCCGCCCCGTGCGGCTCACCCTCGACGGACAGCGGCGTGAGGTGTGGACGACGGCACACACCGTGGCGGGGGCGCTCCGGCAGCTGGGGGTACGACAGGAGGGCGCGTACGTGTCCACCTCGCGCTCCCGGCGCATCGGGCGGGAAGGGCTCGCACTGGACGTGCGGACCGAGCGCATGGTCACGATCATGGCGGACGGCCGGGCCCGCACCGTCCGCACCAACGCGGCGACCGTGCGGGAGGCCGTCGAGGAGGCCGGGATCACCCTGCGCGGCCAGGACACCACGTCGGTCCCCCAGGGGAGCTTCCCGCGCGACGGGCAGACCGTCACGGTGCTGCGGATCACCGGCGGCAAGGAGGTCCGCGAGGAGCCGATCCCGTTCCAGGTGCGGCGGACCGACGACCCCACCCTGTTCCGCGGCACGGAGGTCGTCGAGGAGGTGGGCCGGCCCGGCCTGCGCCGGGTCACCTACTCCCTGCGCACCGTCAACGGGGTCAAGCAGAAGCCGCGCCGGATCAGATCCGAGGTGGTGCGCGAACCGCGCCCGCAGCTGGTGAAGGTCGGCACCAAGCCGCTACCGGCGTCCGTGCAGGGCGCCGACCACCTCGACTGGCAGGGCCTCGCGGCCTGCGAGTCCGGCGGCCGCCCCGACGCGGTCGACTCCTCGGGCACCTACGGCGGCCTGTACCAGTTCGACACCCACACCTGGCAGGCCCTCGGCGGCAAGGGCCGCCCCCAGGACGCCCCGGCGGCGGAACAGACGTACCGCGCGAAGAAACTGTACGTACGGCGGGGGGCGAGCCCGTGGCCGCACTGCGGGGGGCGCCTGCACGGGTGA
- the rsmA gene encoding 16S rRNA (adenine(1518)-N(6)/adenine(1519)-N(6))-dimethyltransferase RsmA — translation MTSPTPDALLGPADVRELATALGVRPTKQRGQNFVIDANTVRRIVRTAQVHPDDVVVEVGPGLGSLTLALLEVADRVTAVEIDDVLAAALPATITARMPDRADRFALVHSDAMHVTELPGPAPTALVANLPYNVAVPVLLHMLDTFPSIERTLVMVQSEVADRLAAPPGSKVYGVPSVKANWYAEVKRAGAIGRNVFWPAPNVDSGLVSLVRRAEPLKTTASRREVFAVVDAAFAQRRKTLRAALAGWAGSAAAAEAALVAAGVSPQARGESLTVEEFARIAEHKQSQHQEESA, via the coding sequence GTGACCAGCCCCACCCCCGACGCCCTCCTGGGCCCCGCCGACGTCCGCGAACTCGCGACAGCCCTCGGCGTACGCCCCACCAAACAGCGCGGCCAGAACTTCGTGATCGACGCGAACACCGTCCGCCGCATCGTCCGCACCGCACAGGTCCACCCCGACGACGTGGTCGTCGAGGTGGGCCCGGGCCTCGGGTCACTGACGCTCGCTCTGCTGGAGGTCGCCGACCGCGTCACGGCCGTCGAGATAGACGACGTGCTCGCCGCCGCCCTGCCCGCGACCATCACGGCCCGCATGCCCGACCGCGCCGACCGCTTCGCCCTCGTCCACTCCGACGCGATGCACGTCACGGAGCTGCCCGGCCCCGCCCCCACCGCGCTGGTCGCCAACCTCCCCTACAACGTGGCCGTCCCGGTGCTGCTGCACATGCTCGACACCTTCCCGAGCATCGAACGCACCCTGGTCATGGTCCAGTCGGAGGTCGCCGACCGCCTCGCCGCCCCGCCCGGCTCGAAGGTGTACGGCGTCCCGTCGGTCAAGGCCAACTGGTACGCCGAGGTCAAGCGGGCCGGCGCCATCGGGCGGAACGTCTTCTGGCCGGCGCCCAACGTCGACAGCGGCCTGGTCTCCCTCGTCCGCCGGGCCGAGCCGCTGAAGACGACGGCATCGAGGCGCGAGGTGTTCGCCGTCGTCGACGCCGCCTTCGCCCAGCGCCGCAAGACGCTGCGGGCCGCGCTCGCCGGCTGGGCCGGGTCCGCCGCCGCCGCGGAGGCGGCCCTCGTCGCCGCCGGGGTCTCACCGCAGGCGCGGGGCGAGTCGCTGACCGTGGAGGAGTTCGCGCGGATCGCCGAGCACAAGCAGAGCCAGCATCAGGAGGAGTCCGCGTGA
- a CDS encoding 4-(cytidine 5'-diphospho)-2-C-methyl-D-erythritol kinase, translating into MSVTVRVPAKVNVQLAVGAARPDGFHPLANVFLAVGLYDEVTVTPADELRLTCEGPDAGQVPLDRTNLAARAAEALAERYGRTPDVHIHIAKDIPVAGGMAGGSADGAGALVACEALWETGASRDELLDICAELGSDVPFSLVGGAALGIGRGEQLTPLEVGGTFHWVFAMAGRGLSTPAVFREFDRLGEGTDIPEPVASQELLAALAKGDPDALAAAVSNDLQPAALSLFPELAGTLATGRAAGALAALVSGSGPTTAFLVRDPESAAAVGQALLASGTCRTVRTASGPAPGATIAGR; encoded by the coding sequence GTGAGCGTCACGGTCCGGGTCCCCGCCAAGGTCAACGTCCAGCTGGCGGTCGGCGCCGCCCGCCCCGACGGCTTCCACCCCCTGGCCAACGTCTTCCTCGCGGTCGGCCTCTACGACGAGGTCACCGTCACCCCGGCCGACGAGCTCCGCCTCACCTGCGAGGGCCCGGACGCCGGCCAGGTCCCCCTGGACCGTACGAACCTGGCCGCGCGGGCGGCCGAAGCGCTCGCCGAGCGGTACGGCCGGACGCCCGACGTCCACATCCACATCGCCAAGGACATCCCCGTCGCCGGCGGCATGGCGGGCGGCAGCGCGGACGGCGCCGGCGCGCTGGTCGCCTGTGAGGCGCTGTGGGAGACCGGCGCCTCCCGGGACGAACTGCTCGACATCTGCGCCGAGTTGGGCAGCGACGTGCCCTTCAGCCTGGTCGGCGGGGCGGCGCTGGGCATCGGGCGGGGCGAGCAGCTGACGCCCCTGGAGGTCGGCGGCACCTTCCACTGGGTGTTCGCGATGGCCGGCCGCGGCCTGTCCACCCCGGCTGTGTTCCGGGAGTTCGACCGGCTCGGCGAGGGCACGGACATCCCCGAGCCCGTCGCCTCTCAGGAACTCCTCGCCGCCCTGGCGAAGGGTGACCCGGACGCGCTCGCCGCCGCCGTCTCCAACGACCTCCAGCCCGCCGCCCTCTCCCTCTTCCCGGAACTCGCCGGCACCCTGGCCACCGGTCGCGCCGCCGGTGCCCTCGCGGCTCTCGTCTCGGGCTCCGGCCCGACCACCGCGTTCCTGGTCCGCGACCCGGAGTCGGCCGCCGCGGTGGGGCAGGCCCTGCTGGCGTCCGGGACGTGCCGGACGGTACGTACGGCGTCGGGCCCGGCACCCGGGGCGACCATCGCCGGGCGATGA